The following coding sequences lie in one Synechococcus sp. PCC 7336 genomic window:
- the pckA gene encoding phosphoenolpyruvate carboxykinase (ATP): MPGLQSSPLLHNRPAIAENPVASEDHPALQTQLAREESAQCICDDRACGLVDLGLHNLARVYRNLPIAVLVEHALLRGEGRLAANGALAVETGKYTGRSPHDRFIVMEPASQDAVDWNRDNVPISEENFERLYQKISAYVQGRELYIFDGYVGADPDYRCGVRVVTELASQSLFAQQLFLRPTAQELSQHEADFTVIAVPGLHGDPATDNIHSEAFIVLHLTEKLVLIGGSRYSGEIKKSIFTMMNYYMTLQDVLPMHGAANIDARGHTALFFGLSGTGKTTLSADPNCHLIGDDEHGWSPNGLFNFEGGCYAKTIRLSRDREPQIWDAIRFGTLLENAILDGEARAPDYDDGRLTENTRAAYPIDYISNCELSGVGVHPKTIFLLTADAFGVMPPIAKLTRAEAMYHFLSGYTSKLAGTERGITTPQATFSACFGQCFFPLPPTVYAEMLGEHLQQHPDTHVYLVNTGWSGGPYGVGERVSIHHTRAMVAAARNGTLELANFWQHPIFNVWVPEAIPGVPSEILDPKRCWDDPDAYDRQARKLVQKFAENFKHFGNVRAEIIAAGPQTN, encoded by the coding sequence ATGCCCGGTTTACAGAGTTCGCCATTACTGCACAATCGCCCTGCGATCGCCGAAAATCCGGTTGCTTCAGAAGATCATCCTGCCCTTCAAACCCAGTTGGCTAGAGAAGAGAGCGCTCAATGTATCTGCGACGATCGCGCTTGTGGCTTAGTCGATTTAGGCTTGCATAATTTGGCGCGAGTGTATCGCAACTTGCCCATAGCTGTGTTAGTAGAACATGCCCTGCTGCGGGGGGAAGGGCGATTGGCTGCCAATGGCGCTTTGGCGGTCGAAACGGGCAAGTACACCGGTCGTTCTCCCCACGACCGGTTTATTGTGATGGAGCCTGCCAGCCAAGACGCGGTCGACTGGAACCGCGATAACGTGCCGATTTCGGAAGAGAATTTCGAGCGGCTCTATCAAAAAATCTCGGCCTACGTGCAGGGGCGAGAGCTGTATATCTTCGACGGATATGTGGGGGCCGATCCCGACTACCGCTGCGGCGTCCGGGTGGTGACGGAGCTAGCCTCCCAAAGCCTGTTTGCCCAGCAGCTATTTCTGCGCCCGACAGCACAGGAACTGAGCCAGCACGAGGCGGACTTTACGGTCATTGCCGTACCTGGCTTGCATGGCGATCCCGCCACTGACAACATCCACAGCGAAGCCTTCATCGTCTTGCACCTGACCGAGAAACTCGTCCTGATTGGCGGCTCGCGCTATTCCGGTGAAATCAAAAAGTCGATTTTCACTATGATGAATTACTATATGACGCTGCAGGACGTATTGCCTATGCACGGAGCCGCCAACATCGACGCTCGCGGCCACACTGCCCTGTTTTTCGGTCTGTCGGGCACGGGCAAAACCACTCTATCGGCCGACCCCAACTGCCATTTAATTGGGGATGACGAGCACGGTTGGTCCCCCAATGGCCTGTTTAACTTTGAAGGGGGCTGTTACGCCAAAACAATTCGGCTATCTCGCGATCGCGAGCCGCAGATTTGGGATGCCATTCGATTCGGCACGCTGCTCGAAAACGCCATCTTGGATGGAGAGGCTCGCGCTCCCGACTACGACGACGGGCGGCTGACCGAAAATACCCGCGCGGCCTATCCGATCGACTACATCTCCAATTGCGAACTGAGCGGTGTCGGGGTCCATCCCAAAACCATCTTCTTGCTGACTGCCGATGCATTTGGGGTGATGCCCCCGATCGCCAAGCTGACTCGAGCAGAGGCCATGTATCACTTCTTGTCGGGTTACACCAGCAAACTGGCGGGCACCGAGCGGGGCATCACCACCCCTCAGGCCACCTTCTCCGCCTGCTTCGGCCAATGCTTCTTCCCGCTGCCGCCGACAGTGTATGCGGAGATGTTGGGCGAGCACCTGCAACAGCACCCCGATACCCACGTGTATTTGGTCAATACCGGCTGGTCCGGCGGGCCTTATGGAGTGGGCGAGCGAGTCTCGATTCACCACACGCGGGCGATGGTGGCTGCCGCTCGCAACGGCACGCTAGAGCTGGCCAATTTCTGGCAGCATCCCATCTTCAATGTTTGGGTGCCCGAGGCAATTCCGGGGGTGCCCAGTGAAATTCTCGATCCAAAACGATGTTGGGACGATCCAGATGCCTACGATCGCCAAGCGCGCAAGCTGGTGCAAAAGTTTGCCGAAAACTTCAAACATTTCGGCAATGTCCGGGCTGAAATTATTGCAGCCGGACCCCAGACGAACTGA
- the ppsA gene encoding phosphoenolpyruvate synthase has product MVQATVKSDFADVAKDEAFVLWFEQVGIDDVPLVGGKNASLGEMIGQLTAKGIGVPTGFATTARAYRYFMQETGLEPQLRQLFADLDVDNLDSLHRCGRQARNLVLHASFPLELEQAIAAAYLQLCERYGAEAPLCDRLEGDEREVCQRYSYDTDVAVRSSATAEDLPDASFAGQQETYLNVRGVRSVLEACHRCFASLFTDRAISYRTIQGFDHFDAALSVGVQKMVRSDLAASGVMFSIDTETGFKNAVLVTAAYGLGENVVQGTVNPDEYFVFKPTLAQGYRPIVKKSLGSKTLKMIYAQGDSKQTKNVTVSEDDRDRLAISDDEILTLARWACTIEDHYSETRGTYTPMDIEWAKDGETGELFIVQARPETVQSQKSATVLRNFYLQERGEVLADGRAVGEAIGQGKARVILDVSHIKTFKPGEVLVTQKTDPDWEPIMKKASAIVTDRGGRTCHAAIIAREMGIPAIVGCTNATEAIAPGTDVTVCCAEGEAGRVYAGLLPFEVQETQLDELPRPHTQVLVNVGNPEEAFGLAAIPCDGVGLARLEFIINNHIGVHPLSLLHFDELTDPLEREAIAQLTAQYDSKPDFFIDKLARGVGTIAAAFYPKPVVVRMSDFKSNEYANLLGGKQFEPDEENPMLGWRGASRYYDANYREAFGLECRAMARVRHEMGLVNVIPMIPFCRTPEEGRRVLAEMEQYGLKRGENGLQVYVMCEIPSNVILADEFSQVFDGFSIGSNDLTQLTLGLDRDSALVAHLFDERNEAVKRMVARAIATVRAAGRKIGICGQAPSDYPEFARFLVEEGIDSISLNPDTVLKTRLYVAEVEQELEGDS; this is encoded by the coding sequence GTGGTTCAAGCAACAGTGAAGTCCGATTTCGCCGATGTCGCGAAAGACGAAGCATTTGTCTTGTGGTTCGAACAGGTCGGGATTGACGATGTCCCCCTCGTGGGTGGCAAAAATGCTTCTTTGGGCGAGATGATTGGGCAGTTAACCGCCAAAGGCATCGGCGTTCCCACTGGCTTCGCCACCACAGCCCGCGCCTATCGCTATTTCATGCAAGAGACGGGGTTAGAGCCGCAATTGCGCCAACTCTTTGCCGACTTAGATGTCGACAATCTCGACAGCCTGCATCGCTGCGGCAGACAGGCCCGCAATTTGGTCTTGCACGCGTCCTTCCCGCTCGAACTGGAGCAGGCGATCGCGGCAGCTTACCTGCAATTGTGCGAGCGGTATGGAGCCGAGGCTCCCCTCTGCGATCGCCTGGAGGGGGACGAGCGCGAGGTTTGCCAGCGCTACAGCTACGACACCGATGTGGCCGTTCGCTCTAGTGCCACGGCAGAAGACTTGCCCGACGCCAGCTTTGCCGGTCAGCAGGAAACCTATTTGAACGTCAGAGGGGTGCGCAGCGTACTGGAGGCCTGCCATCGCTGCTTCGCCTCGCTGTTCACCGATCGCGCCATTTCCTACCGCACGATTCAAGGGTTCGACCATTTCGACGCGGCCCTATCGGTGGGGGTGCAAAAGATGGTGCGCTCCGATTTGGCAGCCTCGGGGGTCATGTTCTCCATCGACACCGAAACGGGGTTTAAGAATGCCGTGTTGGTGACAGCAGCCTACGGATTGGGGGAAAACGTGGTGCAGGGCACCGTGAATCCAGATGAATATTTTGTGTTTAAACCCACCCTCGCGCAGGGCTATCGACCCATTGTGAAAAAGAGCCTGGGCAGTAAAACCCTCAAGATGATTTACGCGCAGGGGGATAGCAAACAAACCAAAAACGTAACGGTCTCGGAGGACGATCGCGATCGCCTTGCCATTAGCGACGACGAAATTTTGACGCTGGCGAGATGGGCTTGCACGATCGAGGATCACTATTCCGAAACCCGAGGCACTTACACGCCGATGGACATTGAGTGGGCTAAGGATGGCGAGACGGGGGAATTATTTATCGTTCAAGCTCGTCCCGAAACGGTGCAGTCGCAAAAATCTGCCACCGTGCTGCGCAACTTTTACCTACAGGAGCGGGGTGAGGTGTTGGCGGACGGTCGCGCGGTGGGGGAGGCGATCGGGCAGGGTAAAGCCAGGGTGATTTTGGACGTGAGTCACATTAAAACCTTCAAGCCAGGGGAAGTGCTGGTGACTCAGAAGACGGACCCCGATTGGGAGCCGATTATGAAGAAGGCCAGCGCGATTGTGACCGATCGCGGCGGGCGCACCTGTCACGCGGCGATTATTGCTCGCGAAATGGGAATTCCGGCGATCGTGGGTTGCACGAATGCGACGGAGGCGATTGCCCCCGGTACCGACGTCACCGTCTGTTGTGCGGAAGGGGAAGCAGGACGCGTTTATGCCGGACTGTTACCCTTCGAGGTGCAGGAGACACAGCTCGACGAGTTGCCCCGACCGCACACTCAAGTGCTCGTGAATGTGGGTAACCCAGAAGAGGCGTTTGGCTTGGCCGCAATTCCCTGCGACGGCGTGGGGTTGGCGCGGTTGGAGTTTATCATCAACAACCACATTGGCGTCCACCCACTGTCGCTGCTGCACTTTGACGAGCTGACAGACCCACTGGAGCGAGAGGCGATCGCCCAGCTTACCGCTCAGTACGACAGCAAACCCGATTTCTTTATCGACAAACTCGCGCGGGGCGTAGGCACGATCGCGGCGGCCTTTTACCCCAAACCGGTTGTGGTGCGCATGTCCGACTTCAAGAGCAACGAATATGCCAATCTTTTGGGGGGCAAGCAGTTCGAGCCAGATGAGGAAAACCCGATGTTGGGCTGGCGGGGGGCGTCTCGCTATTACGATGCCAACTATCGCGAGGCATTTGGCTTGGAATGTCGGGCAATGGCGCGGGTGCGCCACGAGATGGGGCTGGTGAATGTTATTCCCATGATTCCGTTTTGTCGCACGCCGGAGGAGGGACGGCGGGTGCTGGCGGAAATGGAGCAGTACGGCTTGAAGCGAGGGGAGAACGGGCTACAGGTTTATGTCATGTGCGAGATTCCCAGCAATGTAATTTTGGCTGACGAGTTCAGTCAAGTGTTTGATGGCTTCTCGATTGGTTCGAATGACTTGACCCAGCTCACATTAGGGTTGGATCGCGATTCGGCCTTGGTGGCGCATTTATTTGACGAGCGCAATGAAGCAGTGAAGCGGATGGTGGCGAGGGCGATCGCGACGGTTCGCGCTGCCGGTCGCAAGATTGGTATTTGCGGTCAAGCACCGAGCGATTATCCCGAATTTGCCCGTTTTTTGGTGGAGGAGGGAATCGATTCCATCAGCCTCAATCCCGATACGGTGTTGAAGACTCGCTTGTACGTGGCGGAGGTCGAGCAGGAGTTGGAGGGCGATAGTTAA
- a CDS encoding P-loop ATPase, Sll1717 family, with protein MADTDIISARIQNHLLQRLQSQDSAAKVSVKRTSLGWIKLRVITKIFRNQSLIQREERIDNLLLDIELNLGQYPISDYELLTPQEGESLEPEYIQLPLWSDILMAPEIEEPVLSMKDDPKRPQVVSFYSFKGGVGRSTALGMTAISLAKRNRRVVTIDFDLEAPGISVLFQPDIDPSNTEENGVLDYLYQRYLTPEENIPNIEDCIYKINFSGHGEIYLIPAGGYNENYIHRLAELDRRTWQSFYQGDRNPVSMLISDVNELLDPDVILIDARPGFNDISAIALFDLADTGIICFSPTDQSFEGLRYVVQAIRKQSNYRGKPDLRFLLTPMPTVSEEQSQTWIDKAENWIVENWGLPDEASIEELYSKVFYNPSIISLSSLLKTPREILNGYESVADFIDASLPDTLIESEVSSEEHRHVLDQLSFEAARAQDMESENIPDIFQRTADFPKFLSNKSWLIRGAKGTGKSLLFRLFVEQSEKAKNLARDDFGLSNFGFIAGHGEPRLNAPILNSTSLTSYEEQVGEDKWDVFWLNYTLLQLCSSQPQIHSVNALDEQLIKLSTEENPSQLSIIGWLVQRAQSPQSIPQASDELYIIDSLLSSRNCNVWILYDELDAGFGFGPENYARRRRSLEALLAWWLENGMSLKCIIPKIFLREDIWNQLNFINKGHYISRSLQLRWDEVDLWRLVLRQALQSSQILRDATEREFGVTVERLEMIEIEQLRKSLYPLWGERMGRGKKAYTYNWIRTRIADGNSNCFPRSLILLLQESVKREQEFSSTYSSKVILRPRALINAFPYVSKQRVDEVRNEYRELAELLDKMQGERSPIDENRLSEIWNIDESISPLRIKEMVDAGILKERSRPQDPPPRVYAVAELYLYGLGMVRKGQR; from the coding sequence ATGGCAGATACGGATATAATTTCAGCCCGGATTCAGAACCATCTACTTCAGAGGCTACAGAGCCAAGATTCAGCAGCAAAAGTGTCTGTAAAACGAACCTCCCTGGGATGGATTAAGCTTAGAGTCATTACAAAAATATTCAGGAATCAGTCATTGATTCAACGAGAAGAAAGAATTGACAACCTACTATTAGATATTGAATTAAATCTCGGTCAATATCCGATATCTGATTATGAATTATTAACTCCTCAGGAGGGAGAGTCGCTTGAGCCCGAGTATATTCAGCTGCCACTATGGTCGGATATCCTGATGGCTCCAGAAATAGAGGAACCAGTCTTAAGCATGAAAGACGACCCAAAGCGTCCACAAGTTGTTAGCTTTTACTCTTTTAAGGGAGGGGTAGGGCGCTCCACGGCGCTAGGTATGACAGCTATTTCACTAGCCAAGAGAAATCGGCGTGTTGTCACGATTGACTTTGACCTTGAGGCACCTGGAATATCTGTTTTATTTCAACCAGATATAGATCCTTCTAATACAGAAGAAAACGGAGTATTAGATTATTTGTATCAGCGTTATTTGACCCCCGAAGAAAACATCCCCAATATTGAGGATTGTATCTACAAAATTAATTTTTCTGGTCATGGTGAGATATATCTAATTCCAGCCGGAGGGTATAATGAAAACTATATTCACAGATTAGCTGAGCTTGACAGGAGGACATGGCAATCCTTTTATCAAGGAGATCGTAATCCAGTTTCTATGTTGATTAGTGATGTTAATGAACTTTTAGATCCAGATGTCATTTTGATTGATGCTAGACCTGGCTTTAATGATATTAGTGCAATTGCTTTATTTGACCTAGCAGATACAGGCATCATTTGCTTTTCCCCCACAGATCAAAGTTTTGAAGGATTGCGCTATGTTGTCCAGGCGATCCGAAAACAATCTAACTATAGAGGTAAACCCGATCTGAGGTTCCTGTTAACACCCATGCCAACAGTTTCAGAAGAGCAAAGTCAAACTTGGATAGACAAGGCTGAAAACTGGATTGTAGAAAACTGGGGCTTACCTGATGAAGCAAGCATAGAGGAGCTTTATAGTAAGGTTTTCTATAACCCAAGCATCATAAGTCTATCTAGCTTGCTTAAAACTCCGCGCGAGATTTTAAACGGATATGAGTCAGTGGCAGATTTTATTGACGCCAGTCTTCCAGATACTCTTATTGAGTCTGAAGTTTCTTCAGAAGAGCATAGACATGTTTTAGATCAGCTTAGTTTTGAAGCTGCAAGAGCACAAGATATGGAATCGGAAAATATTCCAGATATTTTCCAGAGAACAGCAGATTTTCCAAAGTTTTTGAGTAATAAGTCTTGGCTTATAAGAGGTGCGAAGGGAACTGGCAAGAGTCTGCTTTTCAGACTTTTTGTAGAACAATCTGAAAAGGCTAAAAACCTTGCTAGAGATGACTTTGGCCTATCTAATTTTGGTTTTATTGCAGGCCATGGAGAACCTCGTTTAAATGCTCCGATTCTCAACAGTACTAGTTTGACAAGTTATGAGGAACAAGTTGGCGAGGACAAATGGGATGTTTTTTGGCTAAACTATACACTTCTTCAACTTTGCTCTTCTCAACCACAGATTCACTCTGTTAATGCTCTGGACGAACAACTTATTAAGTTATCTACAGAAGAAAATCCATCGCAGTTATCAATTATTGGTTGGCTAGTACAACGTGCCCAGTCTCCCCAGTCAATACCACAAGCTAGCGACGAGCTATATATTATTGATAGTTTATTATCCAGTCGCAATTGTAATGTATGGATTTTGTATGACGAACTTGATGCTGGCTTTGGATTTGGCCCTGAAAACTATGCGAGGCGTCGGCGTTCTCTTGAAGCTTTGCTTGCTTGGTGGCTGGAAAATGGGATGAGTTTAAAGTGCATTATCCCAAAAATTTTCTTACGCGAAGATATATGGAACCAACTTAATTTTATCAATAAAGGGCATTACATTTCTCGATCGCTTCAACTTCGCTGGGATGAAGTCGATCTTTGGAGGCTAGTATTACGTCAAGCTTTGCAAAGCTCTCAGATTTTACGAGATGCTACTGAAAGAGAGTTTGGTGTAACAGTTGAGCGTCTTGAGATGATCGAGATAGAACAACTTCGTAAGAGCCTCTATCCACTTTGGGGGGAGCGTATGGGGCGAGGTAAGAAAGCATATACATACAATTGGATACGCACAAGAATTGCTGATGGGAATAGCAATTGCTTTCCCAGAAGTTTGATTTTACTTCTACAAGAGTCTGTAAAAAGAGAGCAGGAATTTTCTAGTACGTATAGTTCAAAAGTTATTTTGAGACCACGGGCACTTATTAATGCTTTCCCCTATGTGTCTAAACAAAGGGTTGATGAAGTACGTAATGAATATAGAGAGCTGGCTGAACTATTGGATAAGATGCAAGGCGAGCGATCTCCGATCGACGAAAATAGACTATCTGAAATTTGGAATATTGATGAGAGTATCTCGCCTTTACGTATAAAAGAGATGGTGGATGCCGGGATTTTGAAAGAGCGCTCACGACCACAAGATCCTCCACCCCGAGTTTATGCTGTTGCCGAGCTATACCTATATGGCTTGGGTATGGTTCGTAAAGGCCAAAGATAA